A single window of Jiangella alkaliphila DNA harbors:
- the murG gene encoding undecaprenyldiphospho-muramoylpentapeptide beta-N-acetylglucosaminyltransferase has translation MKVVLAGGGTAGHIEPALATADAVLRADPDAQVTLLGTERGLEVRLVPERGYELALIPPVPLPRRPTPDLLRLPLRIRAAVRQTTEVLRSHQADVLVGFGGYVALPAYAAARRLGVPIVVHEANAKPGLANRIGARFTSFVGVASPGIELPHAQHVGIPLRRSIALLDRDAARAEGRAFFGLDPSLPTLLVFGGSQGARRINEATAGALRTLLDNGFQVLHAVGQGNVEAATKAAAEAAAEAGPRYVPVPYVDRMDLAYAAADLAVCRAGAITCAELAAVGLPAVYVPLPHGNGEQRFNAVPTVSAGGGVLVADGELTASRLAEEVVPLLGDRARLDAMGASAATLGRRDADDRLVEMVRRAAAQKSVGG, from the coding sequence GTGAAGGTCGTCCTGGCCGGCGGCGGGACCGCCGGGCACATCGAGCCTGCCCTGGCGACCGCCGACGCGGTGCTTCGAGCCGATCCGGACGCACAGGTCACGTTGCTCGGGACCGAGCGCGGGCTGGAGGTACGTCTGGTCCCCGAGCGCGGCTACGAACTGGCGCTGATCCCGCCGGTCCCACTGCCGCGCCGCCCCACGCCCGACCTCCTGCGACTGCCCCTGCGCATCCGCGCCGCCGTCCGCCAAACCACCGAGGTGCTGCGGTCGCACCAGGCCGACGTCCTCGTCGGTTTCGGCGGCTACGTCGCGCTGCCCGCGTACGCGGCGGCGCGCCGGCTCGGCGTGCCGATCGTCGTGCACGAGGCGAACGCCAAGCCGGGCCTGGCCAACCGCATCGGCGCCCGGTTCACCTCCTTCGTCGGGGTCGCGTCGCCCGGTATCGAGCTGCCGCACGCCCAGCACGTCGGCATCCCGCTGCGCCGCTCGATCGCCCTCCTCGACCGCGACGCAGCCCGCGCCGAGGGCCGCGCCTTCTTCGGCCTCGACCCGTCGCTGCCCACGCTTCTCGTCTTCGGGGGCAGCCAGGGCGCGCGCCGGATCAACGAGGCCACCGCCGGCGCCCTCCGCACCCTGCTCGACAACGGCTTCCAGGTCCTGCACGCCGTCGGGCAAGGAAACGTGGAGGCCGCCACCAAGGCCGCCGCGGAGGCCGCCGCCGAGGCCGGCCCCCGGTACGTACCGGTGCCGTACGTCGACCGCATGGACCTCGCCTACGCAGCGGCGGACCTCGCGGTCTGCCGCGCCGGCGCGATCACCTGCGCCGAGCTGGCCGCCGTCGGGCTGCCGGCCGTCTACGTGCCGCTGCCGCACGGCAACGGCGAGCAGCGGTTCAACGCCGTCCCGACCGTCTCCGCGGGCGGCGGAGTGCTGGTCGCGGACGGTGAGCTGACCGCGTCGCGGCTGGCGGAAGAGGTGGTTCCGCTCCTGGGTGATCGGGCTCGGTTGGACGCGATGGGTGCCTCAGCGGCTACGCTCGGTCGTCGCGACGCCGACGATCGCCTGGTCGAGATGGTCCGGCGCGCGGCTGCACAGAAGAGCGTCGGAGGTTGA
- the murD gene encoding UDP-N-acetylmuramoyl-L-alanine--D-glutamate ligase: MKEAQRDSPWPELRVTVAGFGVSGYAAADTLIQLGAQVTVLEDRDGPAEQERATILRILGAQITLGPGSTAVLPPESQLVVTSPGWKPSAPLLAAAAAAGVPIWGEVELAWRIRDPATPWLVLTGTNGKTTTVRMLTSMLRASGLRAAAAGNVGDPIVSAVMDPGGHDVIAVELSSYQLHWTYSMAARSAAVLNLAPDHVDWHGSMSAYAADKARIYAGVETACVYNVADPATEQMVRDAEVREGARAIGFTLGIPAVGMVGVVDEYLVDRAFIAERQTSAAELAAVSDVRPAAPHNVANALAAAALARSIGVPPVAVRDGLRGFAPDPHRISTVAVVDAVTYVDDSKATNPHAAAASLAAFDSVVWIAGGLAKGASFAELVAGVRDRLRGVVLLGADRAVIAEALARHAPDVPVVDVPDTDNEAMDRIVAAAAGLARPGDTVLLAPACASMDMFANYAARGDAFADAVRRLPGGRATP, encoded by the coding sequence CTGAAGGAGGCGCAGCGCGACAGCCCGTGGCCGGAGCTTCGGGTCACCGTCGCCGGGTTCGGCGTGTCCGGGTACGCGGCCGCCGACACGCTGATCCAGCTCGGCGCGCAGGTCACCGTCCTGGAGGACCGCGACGGCCCGGCCGAGCAGGAGCGCGCGACGATCCTGCGCATCCTCGGTGCTCAGATCACCCTGGGACCCGGCTCGACCGCCGTCCTGCCGCCCGAGTCGCAGCTGGTCGTGACGTCGCCGGGGTGGAAGCCGTCGGCGCCGCTGCTGGCCGCCGCGGCCGCCGCCGGAGTGCCGATCTGGGGCGAGGTCGAGCTGGCCTGGCGCATCCGCGACCCCGCGACGCCGTGGCTGGTGCTGACCGGCACCAACGGCAAGACGACGACGGTGCGGATGCTGACGTCGATGCTGCGGGCGTCCGGCCTGCGCGCGGCCGCCGCCGGGAACGTCGGCGACCCGATCGTGTCGGCCGTCATGGACCCCGGCGGCCACGACGTCATCGCCGTCGAGCTGTCCAGCTACCAGCTGCACTGGACGTACTCGATGGCCGCGCGGTCGGCCGCCGTGCTCAACCTCGCGCCCGACCACGTCGACTGGCACGGCTCGATGTCGGCGTACGCGGCCGACAAGGCGCGCATCTACGCCGGCGTCGAGACCGCCTGCGTGTACAACGTCGCCGACCCGGCCACCGAGCAGATGGTGCGCGACGCCGAGGTGCGCGAGGGCGCGCGGGCGATCGGGTTCACGCTGGGCATCCCGGCGGTCGGCATGGTCGGCGTGGTCGACGAGTACCTGGTCGACCGCGCGTTCATCGCCGAACGCCAGACGTCGGCGGCCGAGCTGGCGGCGGTGTCGGACGTGCGGCCGGCCGCGCCGCACAATGTGGCGAACGCGCTGGCCGCGGCCGCGCTGGCCCGCTCGATCGGGGTGCCGCCGGTCGCCGTCCGCGACGGGTTGCGCGGCTTCGCGCCCGACCCGCACCGCATCTCGACCGTGGCCGTCGTCGACGCCGTCACCTACGTCGACGACTCCAAGGCGACCAACCCGCACGCCGCGGCGGCCTCGCTGGCCGCGTTCGACTCCGTCGTCTGGATCGCGGGCGGGCTGGCCAAGGGCGCGTCGTTCGCCGAGCTCGTCGCCGGGGTCCGGGACCGGCTGCGGGGCGTCGTCCTGCTGGGTGCGGACCGTGCGGTCATCGCCGAAGCGCTCGCACGACACGCACCGGATGTACCGGTTGTCGACGTTCCGGACACCGACAATGAGGCCATGGACCGCATCGTGGCCGCCGCCGCCGGGCTCGCCCGACCCGGCGACACCGTGCTGCTGGCGCCGGCGTGCGCGTCCATGGACATGTTCGCCAACTACGCGGCCCGGGGCGACGCCTTCGCTGATGCGGTGCGACGCCTGCCCGGTGGCCGCGCGACGCCGTGA
- a CDS encoding UDP-N-acetylmuramoyl-L-alanyl-D-glutamate--2,6-diaminopimelate ligase: MPDRPGLRPRHVTPLPLTALDATAPADVLVTGVTHDSRQVRPGDLYMALPGAVTHGARFAAAAAEAGAAAIMTDDEGLGLAGDVGVPVLRLADPRARLGDIAATVYGHPARDLLMLGVTGTNGKTTTTYLLESGLRAAGHTTGLIGTVETRVGDERVASVRTTPEATDVHALLAVMRERGVTACAMEVSSHAMVFGRVDGVVFDVAGFTNLSQDHLDFHADLDDYFAAKARLFTPEHARRAVVVTGDEYGRRLAASTPLPVVTVSLGDAEWRVEHLGDGAVLAGPDGEKLELRVPIPGAFNVANAALAVTMLVVAGVDGATAADGVAACPGVPGRMERVLGSDAGAADGADAAAPVAVVDFAHTPDAIDNVLQALHPRGRLIAVVGAGGDRDRDKRPLMGAAAARGADVVVVTDDNPRSEDAAAIRAAVVAGAHAVPDAERAGEILEVGGRREAVRAALRSARGPDDTVVVLGKGHEQGQEIAGVVHPFDDRDVLREELVRWSEEVRPMAPGDGRGKTV; this comes from the coding sequence GTGCCCGACCGCCCAGGACTGCGACCCCGCCACGTCACGCCGTTGCCGCTGACGGCGCTCGACGCCACCGCGCCGGCCGACGTGCTGGTGACGGGCGTCACACACGACTCGCGGCAGGTCCGCCCCGGTGACCTCTACATGGCGCTGCCCGGCGCGGTGACGCACGGCGCGCGGTTCGCGGCGGCCGCGGCCGAGGCTGGCGCGGCGGCGATCATGACCGACGACGAGGGCCTGGGCCTGGCCGGCGACGTCGGCGTCCCGGTGCTGCGGCTGGCCGACCCGCGGGCGCGGCTGGGTGACATCGCGGCGACGGTGTACGGGCACCCGGCGCGTGACCTGCTGATGCTCGGCGTCACTGGCACCAACGGCAAGACCACGACGACGTACCTGCTGGAGTCCGGGCTGCGCGCCGCCGGGCACACCACCGGGCTGATCGGCACAGTCGAGACCCGGGTCGGCGACGAACGGGTCGCGAGCGTCCGCACGACCCCCGAGGCGACCGACGTGCACGCGCTGCTGGCCGTCATGCGCGAGCGCGGCGTCACGGCCTGCGCCATGGAGGTGTCCAGCCACGCCATGGTGTTCGGGCGGGTCGACGGCGTGGTGTTCGACGTCGCCGGGTTCACCAACCTCTCCCAGGACCACCTCGACTTCCACGCCGACCTCGACGACTACTTCGCCGCGAAGGCCCGGCTGTTCACGCCCGAGCACGCCCGCCGCGCCGTCGTCGTGACCGGCGACGAGTACGGCCGCCGGCTGGCCGCGTCGACACCGCTTCCGGTCGTGACGGTCTCGCTCGGCGACGCCGAATGGCGGGTCGAGCACCTCGGCGACGGCGCGGTCCTGGCCGGGCCCGACGGCGAGAAGCTCGAGCTGCGCGTCCCGATCCCGGGGGCGTTCAACGTCGCCAACGCGGCGCTGGCGGTGACGATGCTGGTGGTCGCCGGCGTCGACGGCGCCACGGCGGCGGACGGGGTGGCGGCCTGTCCCGGTGTGCCCGGGCGGATGGAGCGGGTGCTCGGCAGCGACGCCGGCGCAGCCGACGGGGCCGACGCGGCCGCACCGGTCGCCGTCGTCGACTTCGCGCACACGCCCGACGCCATCGACAACGTGCTCCAGGCGCTGCACCCGCGCGGCCGGCTGATCGCCGTCGTCGGGGCCGGTGGAGACCGCGACCGCGACAAGCGGCCGCTCATGGGGGCGGCCGCCGCGCGCGGCGCCGACGTCGTCGTCGTCACCGACGACAATCCCCGCTCCGAGGACGCGGCCGCCATCCGGGCCGCCGTCGTCGCCGGCGCCCACGCGGTGCCCGACGCGGAGCGGGCGGGGGAGATCCTCGAGGTAGGGGGCCGCCGAGAGGCCGTCCGTGCGGCGCTGCGCAGCGCCCGCGGGCCCGACGACACCGTCGTCGTCCTCGGCAAAGGGCATGAACAAGGGCAGGAGATCGCAGGCGTCGTGCATCCATTCGACGATCGAGACGTGCTCCGCGAGGAGCTGGTGCGGTGGAGTGAGGAGGTTCGGCCGATGGCGCCGGGCGACGGGCGGGGGAAGACAGTTTGA
- the ftsW gene encoding putative lipid II flippase FtsW, translating to MSTVDQQVPAGAAGSGGSGVAGSAAGAKPMRRAAAEALRKLLQRPLASYYLVLWSAGLLLVLGLIMVFSASSVMSRVQFGYPYYFFARQLAWVLVALPFAWIASRMPARLIRRFGLPMLIVAAMLLALTFLPGLGVTRGGNTNWLDLGGPFLIQPSEPAKLALIIWGAGMFALKGRLLTQWKHLLIPFVPVSGAVVALTIGQRDLGTALVLMAIVLTLLWVVGVPTWLFGLALGVVGVVGAYFVSASENRMSRVVSFLDPFSDFAGTGYQAANSIYAFATGGWWGSGLGASRLKWGQLPEAHTDFIFSILGEELGLPGALMVLGLFFTLGFAGIRIAMRTTDTFTRLAAAGITGWLIVQAIINLGSVLVVFPVIGVPLPLVSYGGASMVVAIVAVGILMALAKEEPGAREALAARKQARRDRRRLRRNRG from the coding sequence GTGAGCACGGTCGACCAGCAGGTTCCGGCCGGCGCGGCCGGGTCCGGCGGGTCGGGGGTTGCGGGGTCGGCCGCGGGCGCGAAGCCGATGCGCCGGGCCGCCGCGGAGGCGTTGCGGAAGCTGCTGCAGCGCCCGCTGGCCTCGTACTACCTGGTGCTCTGGTCGGCCGGCCTGCTGCTCGTGCTCGGCCTGATCATGGTCTTCTCGGCGTCCAGCGTCATGTCGCGGGTGCAGTTCGGCTACCCGTACTACTTCTTCGCCCGGCAGCTGGCCTGGGTTCTCGTCGCGCTGCCGTTCGCCTGGATCGCGTCGCGGATGCCGGCCCGGCTGATCCGTCGCTTCGGCCTGCCCATGCTGATCGTCGCGGCGATGCTGCTGGCGCTGACGTTCCTGCCCGGCCTCGGCGTGACCCGCGGCGGCAACACGAACTGGCTGGACCTCGGCGGGCCGTTCCTCATCCAGCCGTCTGAGCCGGCGAAACTGGCGCTGATCATCTGGGGCGCCGGCATGTTCGCGTTGAAGGGCCGGCTGCTGACGCAGTGGAAGCACCTGTTGATCCCGTTCGTGCCGGTGTCCGGCGCCGTCGTCGCGCTGACGATCGGCCAGCGCGACCTCGGCACGGCGCTCGTGCTGATGGCGATCGTGCTGACGCTGCTGTGGGTGGTCGGGGTGCCGACGTGGCTGTTCGGCCTGGCGCTCGGGGTGGTGGGTGTGGTGGGGGCGTACTTCGTCTCCGCCTCCGAGAACCGCATGTCGCGCGTCGTCAGCTTCCTGGACCCGTTCTCGGACTTCGCCGGCACCGGATACCAGGCCGCCAACTCGATCTATGCCTTCGCCACCGGCGGCTGGTGGGGGAGCGGGCTCGGCGCGAGCCGGTTGAAGTGGGGCCAGCTGCCCGAGGCCCACACCGACTTCATCTTCTCGATCCTCGGCGAGGAGCTCGGGCTGCCCGGCGCGCTGATGGTGCTCGGGCTGTTCTTCACGCTCGGGTTCGCCGGCATCCGCATCGCCATGCGCACCACCGACACGTTCACCCGCCTGGCGGCGGCCGGCATCACCGGCTGGCTGATCGTCCAGGCGATCATCAATCTCGGCAGCGTCCTCGTCGTCTTCCCGGTCATCGGCGTGCCGCTGCCGCTGGTGTCGTACGGTGGCGCTTCCATGGTCGTCGCCATCGTCGCGGTCGGGATCCTGATGGCACTGGCCAAGGAGGAGCCCGGCGCCCGCGAGGCGCTGGCGGCCCGCAAGCAGGCACGGCGGGACCGCCGCCGGTTGAGGAGGAACCGCGGGTGA
- the mraY gene encoding phospho-N-acetylmuramoyl-pentapeptide-transferase codes for MISILTAGVVGLVASILGTPLAIRWLARRGYGQLIRDDGPTSHHTKRGTPTMGGAVIIIAAVLAYFMAHVVRPSPPTASGLLVLFLVVGLGVVGFLDDWIKISKQRSLGLRSRAKMAGQIAVAVAFAILAINFPDEQGYTPASQALSVLRDTPWVLPAAVFVLWALFLISGFSNAVNLTDGLDGLATGAAVMVFGAYTLIGVWQLNQSCAVAPGPSCYEVRDPLDLAVVSAAMVGACFGFLWWNAAPAKIFMGDTGSLALGGGLAGLAITTRTELLLIVLGGLFVVITLSVMLQVGWFKISGGKRLFRMAPLQHHFELKGWGEVTIVIRFWIIAGMFVVLGLGLFYAEWVATA; via the coding sequence GTGATCTCGATCCTCACGGCCGGCGTCGTCGGCCTCGTGGCGTCGATCCTGGGCACTCCGCTGGCGATCCGCTGGCTGGCCAGGCGCGGCTACGGCCAGCTGATCCGCGACGACGGGCCGACCAGCCACCACACCAAGCGCGGCACGCCCACCATGGGCGGCGCCGTCATCATCATCGCGGCGGTGCTGGCGTACTTCATGGCGCATGTGGTCCGGCCGTCGCCGCCGACGGCGTCGGGGCTGCTGGTGCTGTTCCTGGTCGTCGGGCTCGGCGTCGTCGGGTTCCTGGACGACTGGATCAAGATCTCCAAGCAGCGCAGCCTCGGCCTGCGCAGCCGGGCCAAGATGGCCGGGCAGATCGCCGTCGCCGTCGCGTTCGCGATCCTGGCCATCAACTTCCCCGACGAGCAGGGCTACACGCCGGCCTCGCAGGCGCTGTCCGTCCTGCGCGACACGCCGTGGGTGCTGCCGGCGGCGGTGTTCGTGCTGTGGGCGCTGTTCCTCATCTCCGGGTTCTCCAACGCGGTCAACCTCACCGACGGCCTGGACGGTCTGGCCACCGGCGCGGCCGTCATGGTGTTCGGCGCGTACACCCTCATCGGTGTGTGGCAGCTGAACCAGTCCTGCGCCGTCGCGCCGGGACCGAGCTGTTACGAGGTCCGCGACCCCCTCGACCTCGCCGTCGTGTCGGCGGCCATGGTGGGCGCGTGCTTCGGGTTCCTGTGGTGGAACGCCGCGCCGGCCAAGATCTTCATGGGTGACACCGGGTCGCTGGCGCTGGGCGGCGGGCTGGCCGGTCTGGCCATCACGACGCGGACCGAGCTGCTGCTGATCGTGCTGGGCGGGCTGTTCGTCGTCATCACGCTGTCGGTGATGCTGCAGGTCGGCTGGTTCAAGATCTCCGGCGGGAAACGGCTGTTCCGGATGGCGCCGCTGCAGCACCACTTCGAGCTCAAGGGCTGGGGCGAGGTCACGATCGTCATCCGGTTCTGGATCATCGCCGGCATGTTCGTGGTGCTCGGGCTCGGCCTCTTCTACGCCGAATGGGTGGCGACGGCGTGA
- a CDS encoding UDP-N-acetylmuramoyl-tripeptide--D-alanyl-D-alanine ligase, whose product MIPLTLAEVASATGGRLDAVADPAVRVTGPVVTDSRELGPGGLFVARLGEAQDGHDFASAAVDAGAVAVLAARPVGVPAIVVDDTEVAFGRLARAVLDRLPQVTVVGVTGSSGKTTTKDLLAQVLEPLGPLVAPPGSYNSEIGVPLTVLRVDESTRTLIVEMGARRAGHIANLCGIAPPRVGLVLNVGSAHLGEFGDRDTIARAKAELVEALPPDGVAVLNADDQVVRRMAEQTQAQVVMVGESVHADVRAEDVALDGAGRASFRLVTADGEARVTLRLVGEHQVSNALAVAGAALSLGVPLADVAARLSAALPRSRWRMEVTERPDGVTVVNDAYNANPESMRAALKTLATLRPAGPAGGRTWAVLGEMRELGESSIAEHDAIGRLAVRLNVSRLVAVGDGARAIHQGASLEGSWDGESVWVPDVDAAFDLLRAELRPGDVVLVKSSRDAGLRFLGERLVEDK is encoded by the coding sequence TTGATCCCGCTCACCTTGGCCGAGGTCGCCTCGGCCACCGGCGGCAGGCTGGACGCCGTCGCCGACCCCGCCGTCCGGGTCACCGGACCGGTGGTGACCGACTCACGTGAGCTCGGCCCCGGCGGGCTGTTCGTCGCACGGCTGGGAGAGGCGCAGGACGGGCACGACTTCGCCTCCGCCGCCGTCGACGCCGGCGCGGTCGCGGTGCTGGCCGCGCGGCCCGTCGGCGTGCCGGCGATCGTCGTCGACGACACCGAGGTCGCGTTCGGCCGGCTGGCCCGCGCCGTCCTCGACCGCCTCCCGCAGGTGACCGTCGTCGGCGTCACCGGCTCGTCCGGCAAGACGACGACGAAGGACCTGCTGGCGCAGGTGCTCGAGCCGCTGGGGCCGCTGGTCGCGCCGCCGGGCTCGTACAACAGCGAGATCGGCGTGCCGCTGACGGTGCTCCGGGTCGACGAGTCGACCCGCACGCTGATCGTCGAGATGGGCGCGCGCCGGGCCGGGCACATCGCCAACCTGTGCGGCATCGCGCCGCCGCGCGTGGGCCTCGTGCTCAACGTCGGCAGCGCGCACCTGGGCGAGTTCGGCGACCGCGACACCATCGCGCGGGCGAAGGCTGAGCTGGTCGAGGCGCTGCCGCCGGACGGCGTCGCCGTGCTGAACGCCGACGACCAGGTCGTGCGCCGCATGGCCGAGCAGACGCAGGCGCAGGTCGTCATGGTCGGCGAGTCCGTCCACGCCGACGTCCGCGCCGAGGACGTCGCCCTCGACGGCGCCGGCCGCGCCTCGTTCCGGCTGGTGACGGCCGACGGCGAGGCCCGGGTGACGCTGCGGCTGGTCGGCGAGCACCAGGTGTCGAACGCGCTGGCGGTCGCCGGTGCGGCGCTGTCGCTGGGCGTGCCGCTGGCCGACGTCGCCGCAAGGCTCTCGGCGGCGCTGCCGCGGTCGCGCTGGCGCATGGAGGTCACCGAGCGGCCCGACGGCGTCACCGTCGTCAACGACGCCTACAACGCCAACCCCGAGTCCATGCGGGCGGCGCTGAAGACGCTGGCGACGCTGCGGCCCGCGGGTCCGGCCGGCGGCCGGACGTGGGCCGTCCTCGGCGAGATGCGCGAGCTGGGGGAGTCGTCGATCGCCGAGCACGACGCGATCGGGCGGCTCGCCGTCAGGCTCAACGTGTCCCGGCTGGTAGCCGTCGGCGACGGCGCCCGCGCGATCCACCAGGGCGCCTCGCTGGAGGGGTCCTGGGACGGCGAGTCGGTCTGGGTGCCTGACGTCGACGCGGCGTTCGACCTGCTCCGCGCCGAGCTGCGGCCCGGTGACGTCGTCCTGGTGAAGTCGTCTCGCGACGCCGGCCTGCGGTTCCTGGGCGAACGGCTGGTGGAGGACAAGTGA
- the murC gene encoding UDP-N-acetylmuramate--L-alanine ligase — protein sequence MIVSPPERTVPAEKLGRVHFVGIGGAGMSGIARILLARGVPVSGSDAKDSGVLAGLRALGAEVHVGHAASNVGLAETVVVSTAIRESNPEVVEARERGLPILPRAAALASVMAGRRAIAVAGTHGKTTTTSMITVALQHCGADPSFAIGGSLNESGANAHDGSGDIFVAEADESDASFLAYEPEVAIVTNVEADHLDFYGTPDAYEAAFDAFVDCVSGFLVVCADDPGARALGERAAGRGVVVHTFGESRDADVRVTALDIAGPGVSFELVARGRRLERIQLQLPGKHNALNAAAAFTAALGMGFPAGDVLDGLAGYTGTRRRFELKGVAGGVRVYDEYSHHPTEVAAALAAARGVAGPGRVVVVFQPHLFSRTRIFAAEFGVALGAADEVIVMDVYAAREDPEPGVTGALVAAGVPLPPSHVVFEQSWSAVPELAASRAEPGDILLTVGAGDVTLIGPEVLDVLAARSR from the coding sequence GTGATCGTCTCGCCACCGGAGCGGACCGTGCCTGCGGAAAAGCTGGGCCGGGTCCACTTCGTCGGCATCGGCGGTGCCGGCATGAGCGGCATCGCCCGCATCCTGCTCGCCCGCGGCGTGCCGGTGTCGGGCAGCGACGCCAAGGACTCGGGCGTGCTGGCCGGCCTGCGGGCGCTCGGCGCCGAGGTGCACGTCGGCCACGCCGCGTCGAACGTCGGCCTGGCCGAGACCGTCGTCGTGTCGACCGCGATCCGCGAGAGCAACCCCGAGGTCGTCGAGGCCCGGGAACGTGGCCTGCCGATCCTGCCCCGGGCCGCCGCGCTGGCGTCGGTGATGGCCGGGCGGCGCGCGATCGCCGTCGCCGGCACCCACGGGAAGACCACCACCACCTCGATGATCACGGTCGCGCTGCAGCACTGCGGCGCCGACCCGTCGTTCGCGATCGGCGGCAGCCTGAACGAGTCGGGCGCCAACGCCCACGACGGCAGCGGCGACATCTTCGTCGCCGAGGCCGACGAGAGCGACGCGTCGTTCCTGGCCTACGAACCCGAGGTGGCGATCGTCACCAACGTCGAAGCCGACCACCTCGACTTCTACGGCACCCCCGACGCCTATGAGGCGGCCTTCGACGCGTTCGTCGACTGCGTTTCCGGGTTCCTCGTCGTCTGCGCGGACGACCCGGGCGCCCGGGCGCTGGGGGAGCGGGCGGCCGGAAGGGGCGTCGTGGTGCACACGTTCGGTGAGTCGCGCGACGCCGACGTGCGGGTGACCGCGCTCGACATCGCCGGCCCGGGCGTGTCGTTCGAGCTGGTCGCCCGCGGCCGCCGACTCGAGCGGATCCAGCTGCAGCTGCCCGGCAAGCACAACGCGCTGAACGCGGCCGCCGCCTTCACCGCGGCGCTCGGCATGGGCTTCCCGGCCGGCGACGTGCTGGACGGCCTGGCCGGCTACACCGGGACCCGGCGCCGGTTCGAGCTCAAGGGCGTGGCCGGCGGGGTGCGCGTCTACGACGAGTACTCCCACCACCCGACCGAGGTGGCCGCCGCGCTGGCCGCCGCCCGCGGCGTGGCCGGGCCGGGCCGCGTCGTCGTGGTGTTCCAGCCGCACCTGTTCAGTCGCACCCGGATCTTCGCCGCCGAGTTCGGCGTCGCTCTGGGCGCGGCGGACGAGGTCATCGTCATGGACGTCTACGCCGCCCGCGAGGACCCCGAGCCCGGCGTGACCGGCGCCCTGGTGGCCGCGGGCGTGCCGCTGCCGCCGTCGCACGTCGTGTTCGAGCAGTCGTGGTCGGCGGTGCCGGAGCTGGCGGCGTCGCGGGCCGAGCCGGGCGACATCCTGCTCACCGTCGGCGCCGGCGACGTCACGCTGATCGGTCCCGAAGTGCTCGACGTGCTGGCGGCCAGGTCGCGATGA